In Thermomicrobiales bacterium, the following are encoded in one genomic region:
- a CDS encoding bifunctional transaldolase/phosoglucose isomerase: protein MARNPLQQLTDYGQSVWYDNLSRDLVESGGLQELIDNSGVVGITSNPTIFDKAISGSDLYDEQIRRLAASGRSTSDMYDAIVIQDIQSAADVLRAVYDRHDEKDADGFVSLEVSPSLAHDTSATVADVRRLYAALDRPNVMIKIPGTFEGTPAIEQMLYEGININITLLFSLDAYRNVAEAYLTALERRVEEGKPIGDIHSVASFFVSRVDTEADKRLQAIIDAEPGSDRANEAQALQGTLAIANARLAYAAFEEIFTSERFKKLQESGARVQRPLWASTSTKNPAYSDTLYVDELIGPDTVQTLAPASIEAFGDHGHLARTVDQDVDGAREIFRRFEALGVSYDDITATLVREGVASFMKSFEDLLHHLDEKRNAFVAEIEQARQASIGALAGAVDQSLSALAAEKVATRLQDGDASLWGDDEKVRASASTRLGWLPVVQAMRAKARADQFSDFAAEVRERGFRYAVLLGMGGSSLAPDVFSRMFGVDAGFPELIVLDTTNPGPIARVAAEIGDDAMFIVSTKSGTTVETMSLYRFFFERAGGDASRFIAITDPGTPLETEAKERGFWRVFANPSDIGGRYSALSYFGLVPLATLGMDVLDVLDHAMTMLPINDEQHPGVWLGAALSAAQQAGRDKLTIIADDSWAPFADWLEQLIAESTGKHGTGILPVIAESLDDADHYGDDRLFVHFDAGENGKAAALAQALRNAGQPVISIGVDIPADLRREFVRWRSRPPSPVAVLSINPFDEPNVQEAKDATNAVLRGESTGSQPPTDAGEAVRAAVTAAAEDGYVAILAYVDPTADVRNALNALRSGIWRQTGRRSPSALDRAISTRLASCTRAVRRPARSCCWSSSQQTTSRFLRRRSRLVSCSPRSLLAMPRPSPGYTVGAG, encoded by the coding sequence ATGGCCAGGAATCCACTGCAACAGTTGACTGACTACGGCCAGAGCGTCTGGTACGACAATCTCAGCCGGGATCTGGTTGAGAGCGGCGGTTTGCAGGAGCTGATCGACAATTCCGGTGTCGTCGGCATCACCTCGAACCCAACCATCTTTGACAAGGCGATCAGCGGTTCTGATCTCTACGATGAGCAGATCCGCAGGCTCGCCGCCAGCGGACGCTCAACCAGCGATATGTACGACGCCATCGTCATTCAGGACATCCAGTCGGCCGCCGACGTCCTGCGTGCCGTCTACGACCGGCACGACGAGAAGGACGCCGACGGCTTCGTCTCGCTCGAAGTCTCGCCGTCGCTGGCGCACGATACCTCGGCGACGGTGGCCGATGTGCGGCGACTCTACGCCGCGCTGGACCGCCCGAACGTCATGATCAAGATCCCCGGCACGTTCGAGGGCACACCGGCGATCGAGCAGATGCTCTACGAGGGCATCAACATCAACATCACGCTGCTGTTCTCGCTGGATGCCTACCGCAACGTCGCCGAGGCCTACCTGACGGCACTCGAGCGGCGGGTTGAAGAGGGCAAGCCGATCGGGGACATCCACTCGGTTGCGTCGTTCTTCGTCAGCCGCGTTGACACCGAGGCCGACAAGCGTCTGCAGGCGATCATCGACGCCGAGCCGGGCAGCGACCGTGCGAATGAGGCGCAGGCGCTGCAGGGCACGCTAGCCATCGCCAACGCGCGCCTCGCCTATGCCGCGTTCGAGGAGATCTTCACCTCCGAGCGCTTCAAGAAGCTGCAGGAATCGGGTGCACGTGTGCAGCGCCCGCTGTGGGCCAGCACCAGCACCAAGAACCCGGCCTACTCGGACACCCTCTACGTCGATGAGCTGATCGGCCCGGATACCGTGCAGACGCTGGCTCCGGCCTCGATCGAGGCGTTCGGCGACCACGGCCATCTGGCTCGCACCGTCGATCAGGACGTGGACGGAGCGCGCGAGATATTCCGGCGCTTTGAGGCGCTCGGCGTCTCCTACGACGACATCACTGCCACGCTGGTGCGTGAAGGCGTCGCGTCGTTCATGAAGTCGTTCGAGGATCTGCTGCATCATCTGGACGAGAAGCGCAACGCATTCGTCGCTGAGATCGAGCAGGCGCGGCAGGCGTCCATCGGCGCGTTGGCTGGTGCTGTTGACCAGTCGCTCTCGGCGCTCGCCGCTGAGAAGGTCGCGACCCGGCTACAGGATGGCGACGCGAGCCTCTGGGGTGACGACGAGAAGGTACGCGCCTCAGCCTCGACCCGGCTCGGCTGGTTGCCGGTCGTGCAGGCGATGCGTGCAAAAGCCCGGGCGGACCAGTTCTCCGACTTCGCCGCCGAGGTGCGCGAGCGCGGATTCCGCTACGCCGTGCTGCTCGGTATGGGCGGTTCGTCGCTGGCCCCCGACGTCTTCTCGCGGATGTTCGGCGTCGATGCCGGCTTCCCTGAATTGATCGTGCTGGACACGACCAATCCCGGACCGATCGCGCGAGTCGCCGCCGAGATCGGCGACGATGCGATGTTCATTGTCTCGACCAAGTCTGGCACGACCGTCGAGACGATGTCGCTCTACCGCTTCTTCTTCGAGCGCGCCGGCGGCGACGCATCCCGCTTCATCGCCATCACCGACCCGGGCACGCCACTGGAGACGGAGGCGAAGGAACGCGGCTTCTGGCGTGTCTTCGCCAATCCATCGGACATCGGCGGTCGTTACTCCGCCCTCTCCTACTTCGGCCTCGTGCCACTGGCGACGCTCGGCATGGACGTCCTCGATGTCCTCGACCACGCTATGACGATGTTGCCGATCAACGACGAGCAGCACCCCGGCGTCTGGCTGGGCGCGGCGCTCAGCGCGGCGCAGCAGGCCGGGCGGGACAAGCTAACGATCATCGCCGACGACAGCTGGGCACCATTCGCCGATTGGCTCGAGCAACTCATCGCGGAGAGTACTGGCAAGCACGGCACCGGCATCCTGCCGGTCATCGCCGAGTCGCTGGATGATGCCGATCACTACGGCGACGATCGCCTGTTCGTCCATTTCGACGCTGGAGAGAACGGCAAGGCGGCGGCACTGGCGCAGGCGCTGCGCAATGCTGGACAGCCGGTCATCTCGATCGGCGTCGATATCCCGGCTGATCTCAGGCGCGAGTTCGTGCGCTGGAGATCGCGACCGCCATCGCCGGTCGCCGTGCTGAGCATCAACCCGTTCGATGAGCCAAACGTCCAGGAGGCCAAAGACGCCACCAACGCCGTCCTGCGCGGCGAATCGACCGGCAGCCAGCCGCCAACCGACGCGGGCGAAGCCGTCCGTGCTGCGGTCACCGCCGCTGCCGAAGATGGCTACGTCGCCATTCTGGCCTACGTCGATCCGACCGCAGATGTCCGCAACGCGCTGAACGCGCTGCGCAGCGGGATCTGGCGACAGACTGGTCGGCGATCACCGTCGGCGTTGGACCGCGCTATCTCCACTCGACTGGCCAGTTGCACAAGGGCGGTCCGTCGACCGGCTCGTTCCTGCTGCTGGTCCAGCAGCCA